ACACACCAGATAGAGAAAAAACAACAGCCGAAGCCCAAGAAACCTTACACCAAGAAGGCATGCTTGAAGTGACTGGTACCCTTTCACCAGAACATCAGGCGATTTTCCCTGTTGAAGCCCAAACCTTTTTATCTCTTCTGTGTGCTCAGTTTGCCAGCCAGACCGATACCTTGCTTTCTCAACGTGAAGAAAAGCAAGCACGTATCGATGCTGGGGAGCTGCCAGACTTTCTCGAAGATACACAAGATATCAGAGAAGGTAGCTGGAAAATTCTCGGGATCCCTCAAGATCTGCAAGACCGCCGCGTAGAAATCACTGGTCCTACTGACCGTAAAATGGTGATTAATGCGCTGAATGCGAACGTGAAAGTGTTCATGGCGGACTTTGAAGACTCGATGTCCCCCGCATGGGATAAGGTGTTAGATGGTCAAATCAACCTGCGTGACGCGGTAGAGGGCAACATCAGTTACACCAACCCGGTTAATGGTAAGCAATATGAGTTGAAGGATGATCCAGCGGTTTTGATCTGCCGAGTGCGTGGCTTACACCTAAAAGAAAAACACGTGACGTTTAATGGTGAGATCATTCCGGGAGCTTTATTCGACTTTGCGCTTTATTTTTACAATAACTACAAAGCGCTAATGAAAAAGGGCAGCGGCCCTTACTTCTACCTACCAAAACTGCAATCGTATAAAGAAGCGCAGTGGTGGAGCAAAGTGTTCCATTTTACTGAGGATTACTTTGGCCTAGACACAGGCACTATCAAAGCCACCGTGCTGATTGAAACACTGCCAGCCGTATTTGAAATGGATGAGATCCTATTTTCGCTTAAAGAGCATATTGTTGGCCTTAACTGCGGTCGCTGGGATTACATCTTTAGCTACATCAAAACACTGAAAAAGCACCCAGATCGTGTCCTTCCGGACCGTCAGGTTGTGACCATGGATAAGCCGTTCCTCAATGCCTATTCGCGTTTACTTATCCGTACTTGTCATCGTCGTGGTGCATTTGCAATGGGGGGAATGGCAGCATTCATTCCAGCAAAAGATCCACAGGAGAATCAAAAGGTTCTCGACAAAATTCAAAACGATAAATCACTGGAAGCAAATAACGGCCATGACGGTACTTGGGTAGCTCACCCTGGATTGGCCAATACAGCAATGGAAGTGTTTGGCAGTGTTCTGGGTGAGAGAACCAATCAACTTGATGTTTCTCGTTCAGACGATGCGCCAATTACTGCCAATGATCTGCTCGCGCCTTGCCAAGGAGAACGAACAGAGCAGGGCATGCGCCACAATATTCGAGTGGCACTTCAGTACATTGAAGCTTGGATCTCTGGCAATGGCTGTGTCCCTATCTACGGCTTGATGGAAGACGCCGCAACAGCAGAAATTTCCCGAGCGTCGATCTGGCAATGGATTCAGCATGGAAAAGCGCTCGACAATGGTCAGGTGGTAACCAAAGCCTTGTTTGAGCAGTACCTTAGTGAAGAAATTGACGTCGTGAAAAAAGAAGTTGGAGATGAGCGTTATCAGTCGGGTCGTTTTGAAGAAGCGGCTGAACTGATGACCAAATTGACCACCAGCGACGAACTCACGAACTTTTTAACTATTCCAGGTTATGACTACTTGGACTAATGAATCAATAACAACATCAGTAACGTGAACATTTCGAGGCGGAGAAGGATGTACCGCCAGAGAAAAATAAAAACAGCGCCCGTATTGTCAACAAATAGCAGCGCACATCAAAAGAGGGATAGACCGATGACTAATTTAACTCGCCGCCAACAAATCGAAGCTCTTGAAAAAGACTGGGCAACTAACCCACGCTGGAAAAATGTAAAGCGTCCATATACAGCAGAAGAAGTCGTAGAACTGCGCGGTTCGATGGTGCCAGCCAACACAATCGCACAGCGCGGTGCGGACAAACTGTGGTCTTTGGTCAACGGCGATGCTAAGAAAGGCTACGTAAACTGTTTGGGTGCACTGACAGGTGGTCAAGCGGTGCAGCAAGCGAAAGCGGGTATTGAAGCGATTTACCTATCGGGTTGGCAGGTAGCGGCTGACAACAATACTGCATCGACCATGTACCCTGACCAGTCACTTTACCCAGTTGACTCAGTACCTTCTGTGGTTAAGCGCATTAACAACTCATTCCGCCGCGCAGACCAGATTCAATGGTCAAGCGGTAAGTCTCCTGCAGATGAAGGCGGTATCGATTACTTCCTACCAATTGTTGCAGACGCCGAAGCCGGTTTTGGTGGTGTGCTCAATGCTTACGAGCTAATGAAGTCGATGATTGACGCAGGTGCGGCAGGTGTTCACTTTGAAGATCAGCTAGCATCCGTGAAGAAATGTGGTCACATGGGCGGTAAGGTTCTGGTTCCGACTCAAGAAGCAGTGCAGAAGTTAGTTGCTGCACGTCTAGCAGCTGACGTAGCAGGCACCACTACACTGGTTATTGCTCGTACGGATGCAAACGCGGCAGACCTACTGACTTCGGACTGCGATCCGTACGATAAAGACTTCATTGTCGGTGAGCGTACTCAAGAAGGGTTCTACCGTGTACGTGCAGGTATTGACCAAGCTATCTCTCGCGGCCTAGCTTACGCACCATACGCTGACCTTATCTGGTGTGAAACGGCAACTCCGTGTCTGGAAGAAGCGCGTAAGTTCGCAGAAGCGATTCACGCTGAATACCCAGACCAGCTGCTTGCGTACAACTGTTCTCCTTCTTTCAACTGGGAGAAGAACTTGGATGCAGAAACCATTGCTAAATTCCAGCAAGAGCTATCTGACATGGGCTACAAGTACCAGTTCATCACACTAGCGGGTATTCATAATATGTGGTTCAACATGTTCGAACTGGCGCATGACTACGCACAAGGTGAGGGTATGCGCCACTACGTTGAGAAAGTACAGCGCCCTGAATTCCAGGCGGCAGAGAAAGGCTACACCTTCGTTGCTCACCAGCAAGAGGTGGGTACAGGCTACTTCGACAAGATGACCAACACCATCCAAGGTGGCAACTCATCAGTCACGGCTCTGACTGGCTCAACAGAAGAGGACCAGTTCTAAAGTATCCCTGTCATGATGACCAAGGCTCTCTCTTACTAGCCTTCGGTCATCGATATTCTGTTTAGGCATAAACTTTGACATGCTTTGAGCGACATTAAGTCGCTCTTTTTTTATTCAGATATTATTATTTGTATCATTATAATTTATATAAATTCCTTACATGCTTCAAAATAGGCATTTGTTCTGTAAATATTTTGTTGTTTGGTTATTGTTATTATTGATAATTCACGGCCTTGATGATGATTAATAACCTTATATTATGCGCCGTTTTGCTGTTTTTATTTGTACTCTGTTCTACTCCATCACCGTTTTTTCTTCGGAGTCCGGAGTGTCATCAAATGTTATTTCATTACCGAGTGGTCCGGGGACAATACAAGGATTAGGTGAAGGGTTTAAAACTAGACTAAATACAGGTTCATCAACGGATACATTATCTATTCAACTACCTAAAGGTAGGAATGATTACTCGCCAAAGCTATCTATACAGTACGATA
This sequence is a window from Vibrio coralliilyticus. Protein-coding genes within it:
- the aceB gene encoding malate synthase A, which gives rise to MLANTPDREKTTAEAQETLHQEGMLEVTGTLSPEHQAIFPVEAQTFLSLLCAQFASQTDTLLSQREEKQARIDAGELPDFLEDTQDIREGSWKILGIPQDLQDRRVEITGPTDRKMVINALNANVKVFMADFEDSMSPAWDKVLDGQINLRDAVEGNISYTNPVNGKQYELKDDPAVLICRVRGLHLKEKHVTFNGEIIPGALFDFALYFYNNYKALMKKGSGPYFYLPKLQSYKEAQWWSKVFHFTEDYFGLDTGTIKATVLIETLPAVFEMDEILFSLKEHIVGLNCGRWDYIFSYIKTLKKHPDRVLPDRQVVTMDKPFLNAYSRLLIRTCHRRGAFAMGGMAAFIPAKDPQENQKVLDKIQNDKSLEANNGHDGTWVAHPGLANTAMEVFGSVLGERTNQLDVSRSDDAPITANDLLAPCQGERTEQGMRHNIRVALQYIEAWISGNGCVPIYGLMEDAATAEISRASIWQWIQHGKALDNGQVVTKALFEQYLSEEIDVVKKEVGDERYQSGRFEEAAELMTKLTTSDELTNFLTIPGYDYLD
- the aceA gene encoding isocitrate lyase; this encodes MTNLTRRQQIEALEKDWATNPRWKNVKRPYTAEEVVELRGSMVPANTIAQRGADKLWSLVNGDAKKGYVNCLGALTGGQAVQQAKAGIEAIYLSGWQVAADNNTASTMYPDQSLYPVDSVPSVVKRINNSFRRADQIQWSSGKSPADEGGIDYFLPIVADAEAGFGGVLNAYELMKSMIDAGAAGVHFEDQLASVKKCGHMGGKVLVPTQEAVQKLVAARLAADVAGTTTLVIARTDANAADLLTSDCDPYDKDFIVGERTQEGFYRVRAGIDQAISRGLAYAPYADLIWCETATPCLEEARKFAEAIHAEYPDQLLAYNCSPSFNWEKNLDAETIAKFQQELSDMGYKYQFITLAGIHNMWFNMFELAHDYAQGEGMRHYVEKVQRPEFQAAEKGYTFVAHQQEVGTGYFDKMTNTIQGGNSSVTALTGSTEEDQF